Genomic DNA from Paucilactobacillus hokkaidonensis JCM 18461:
CTACTAAAACACAACACAAAGACGAGGAAAATAATATGAAAACTGCCGTCGTTACAGATAGTGCAGCATATCTATCTCCAGAACAAATTAAACAATTCAATTTAACGGTTATGCCGATTACGGTTATTTTTGATCAACAAGCCTATTTGGAAAATATCGATATTGATGCGCCCACTTTTTTTAAGCGGATGCGAACTGAGACTAACTTACCAACAACAGCTCAAATTACAATGGCACAAATGGCAGCAGCATACGATAAATTGGCTGATGAAGGTTATGATGAAGTCATCTCGATTCACCTATCTTCTGGCATTACCAGTTTCTTTGATAATCTATCCGTCTTCGCAAAAACCTACGATAAATTGAAAGTTTATCCATTTGATTCAAAAATAGCTAGTGCTGGAGAATCTGCCATGGCAATGTTAGCTGGTCAAATGGTTAAGAACGGTGCCCATGCCAAAACAATCATGCCGGCACTTGAAAAGCTCCGTGCAACCACATCCGTTTATTTCATGGTTGATGATTTAGGACATTTATTGCGGACTGGCCGGATTTCAAATAGCTCCGCATTTGTCGGCAATTTATTACGGATTAAGCCATTATTGACATTCAATCAAACCGGGCAAATTGTCGCACTTGGTAAAGAACGGACAATGAAAAAGGCCTTTCGACGAGCATTAAATGATTTCAAAACTGATTTAGCCAAATTAAATTATCCAGTTCGTGTCACCATTATTGACGCTAATGCTCCTAAAACAAACCAAGCATGGGTGGAAACGTTCAAGACGGACTTCCCAGATATACCAGTAGATTCAAGCCACTTAGGTCCAGTCATCAGTGTCCATACAGGTGAAAAAACAATGGGTTTTGTTTGGGCGTATGATTGGGAAAAATTAGCGAGTGATGAGAAGAATGATTAACTCCCTCCGAAACACACAAATCAATAAAAAATAGCAGAGTCACGGCAAAATTTGTCGTGACCCTTTTTATCTAGCACTATTAATCCATTTCACCAATAAATTTTGAACTGCCAAATTATCTGCCGATTCTCCAATCGTAATTCGTAGCCAATCTGGCCTCAGTCCATCACGAACCAAATATCCGTTCTGCAGCAAATATTTACTAACCTGTTTTGCCTGCTGTAAATTAATAAAAATGAAGTTAGTTTGACTTTTAAAAAACGGAATTTTTTGGTTTGTTAAAAAGGCTTCCCATTTTCTTCGTTCACTAACAGTCTTAGCGACCGTCCGCTGAATGAATGCTTGATCTTGCAACGCAACAAGAGCCGCTTGCTGCGAAACGTCATTCAAATTATAGGGTAGTCGGACCGCTTGCATCCGCTGTGCTAATTGTAGTGGAAACACGCCAAAACCTACCCGTAGATTAGCCAACCCATACGCTTTTGAAAAAGTCCGTAACACCACCAGATTAGAAAATTGTTTTTGAAGTTGTAATGCTGATGAGTTTTCTACTCCGGTTACATAATCAATATACGCTTCATCGACTACAACCAATATATTGGCTGGTACTTGTTGCATAAACTGCTCGATTAGTGCCACCGATTCATATGTACCAGTTGGATTATTCGGATTGCAAAGCCAAACTAGTTTCGTGGCTGGTGTAATTGCATCAATTAAACCATCAAAGTCAATGTGCCCATCATCTTTTACCGGTACATCAATCGAAATTGCACCTTCAATTTGCGCGTTTAATTGATATTCTGAAAACGTCGGTGTACTTAACAAAACTGCATCGTTTTCCATTAAAAAAGTCCGATTAATCAATGAAATAACTTCATCTAGACCACAGCCGAATACTAATTGGTTGGGGGCCACCGATAAAAATTCACTAACGGCTTGACGTAACTTGGTTGCCTGTCCATCAGGATATCGATTATCACTATTTAGCGACCATGTCTTGAATAATTCGTTTACATGTACAGATGTCCCATATGGATTCTCATTAGCTGATAATCGCACTAACTTAGCCAAATTTAATCGTTTTTTTAAATCGGCTAATGGTTCTTCTGGCTGATATGGCTTTAACTGTTGCACCGTTTTTCTCATTTTCAGTCTCCTTACAATTTTTCGATATTTGCGCGATCCTTTGTTTTGCTCATCAATCCCTCACGCGATGCTAATTCGCGTTTCACGTCGTCAAAAGAAACCCCTTTTTCTACCAACACCACCATCAAATGGTAAAGTAAATCGGCCGTCTCATACTGCAACTCAGCATTATTATTTTTGGCAGCAACAATTACCTCAGTTGATTCTTCACCCACTTTTTTTAGAATCTTATCTAACCCTTTAGTAAATAGATAGTCAGTATAAGATCCAGCAATTGGTTTAGCCTGACGCTGTTTAATCATTGCATATAACGCTTCTAAATTTTGTTCTTCAGCCATTGTTTTCAGTTCTCCTTTTTAGTAAATCGTTCCATTAGCATCTTCAACATTTCTAAAAAAACAGCTTTCGTGGTTAGTATGACATGCCGGCCCATTTGCTTTAACGTAAATCAATAATGTATCTAGATCGCAGTCAATCAACACATTAATCACTTCTTGTGTATTACCAGAAGTTTCTCCTTTGTGCCACAATGACTGGCGCGACCGTGACCAAAACCAAGTCTGGTTAGTAGCCATTGTTTTAGCAAAAATCATTTGATTCATATAAGCCATCATCAAAACTTGTTTGGTTTGCTGGTCGACAATAATGACTGGTGCTAGTCCAGTTTGTGCATCAAATTGCGGTTGAATCATCTCACTGCCACCCCCTGTAATGTTAATTGATGTTTCACCTGTTCAATCGTTAGCTCACCGTAGTGAAACACTGATGCTGCTAATGCAGCATCAACATTGGTTTGCTCAAATAAGGCACTAAAGTCACTCACTTGACCACATCCCCCAGAGGCAATGACTGGAATTGATACTTGCTGATCCATTTGTTGATACAGCCTCAAATCAAACCCAATTTTGGTTCCATCAGCATCCATACTTGTTATCAATAATTCACCGGCTCCTAGTTGTTGTACTCGTCGGGCCCACTCCAACGCATCCAATCCCGTATTTTTTCGACCACCATTCACCATTACATCGTATTGATTTGTCTTTTGATTCCACCGAGTATCAATGGCAACAACAATGCATTGACGTCCAAATTTTTCAGCGCCTTGCTGAATTAATTTAGGATTAGCTACCGCAGCCGAATTAAGTGAAACCTTGTCAGCTCCAGCCAGCAACATATTGTTAATATCAGCAACACTCCTAATCCCACCACCAACGGTTAGCGGCATAAAAATTTGGGCCGAAACCCGTTCAATTACATTGGTCATTGTTTCCCGATTTTGGTTTGTAGCTGTAATATCTAGGAAAACTAACTCGTCAGCACCTTGCTCTTGATAAGCTTTAGCAATCGCGACTGGATCGCCAACATCCTTTAGATCAACAAACTTAACTCCTTTTTTTACCCGTCCATTGTCAACGTCCAGACACGGAATAATTCGTTTTGCTAACATTTACATCACCGCCTTTAATTGCTCCAACGTTAATCGTCTTTCCGCCAAAGCTTTACCAATCACCGCACTATTAATTTGATGTTTTTTCAAATCTTGTAAATCTTGAACATCACGGATCCCACCAGATGCAATAATCGTACTGGTTTTAAACTTGGCCTGTAATTGTTCTAATAGCTTGATATTAGGGCCCTGCATGGTTCCATCTCTGCTGATATCGGTGACAATAAATTTATTTACACCAACGTCTTGCATCTGCTCAATCAAGGCTGACATGGTCATGTCTCTACTATCTAGCCAACCGTTAATCGCGACCTGATCATTTTTTCCATCGACTCCCACAACAATTTTGTCCGCTCCAAACTTCACTACTGCCCGTTTAACTAATTCAGGGTTATCCAGTGCAGCCGATCCGATAATGATTCTCGTAATTCCTAAATTTAGATACTGCTGAATTTGTTGCATTGTCCGAATTCCACCACCAAGCTCCACATTTAATGATGTCTTCGTAACAATCTGTTTAATCACGTTCAAATTACCCGGATTACCAGCTTTAGCACCATCTAAATCAACTAAATGTAACCAAGCAATCCCACTTGTTTCTATCGCTTGCGCTTGTTTTAACGGATCATCTGCGATTACTGTTTTTTGGTTAAAATCTCCCTGATATAAACGGACGCTTTGTCCATTTTTTAAATCAATTGCGGGTAGCCACATAATCTTGCACCATCCTTTTAAATTCGGTTAATAGCTCTAAACCAACCGCACCACTTTTTTCTGGGTGAAATTGCATCCCCACAATCTTTTTTTGTTTCACAATACTGGGAATAAAAGTCCCATATTCGAGCCCTGCCACTACGATGTCCCGCGAGCAATTAGCATAGTAAGAATGAACAAAATAGGTATATTGATTTGCTACGCTCTGAAACACATTTTGTTTAGACTGCAGCATATTTTGATTCCATCCCATTTCCGGAACTTTAATTCCTGCAGTTACCGGAATTTCTTCCACTGTCCCAGGTAAAATTCCTAGCCCAGCGTGCTTGCCGAATTCATTACTGCTTTCAAATAGTAATTGCATTCCCAAACAAATTCCTAATAATGGTGTTTGCTTATCAGCCACTTGTCGTAAAGTTTCAACCAGTTGCCGTCGTTCCAGTTCTTCCATCGCTTTAGCAAATGCACCCACACCTGGCAAGATAACTCCGTCAGCAGCTAAAATATCAGCTGGATTTGCAGTTAACATACTTTTAAATCCAACATAATCCAATGCTTTCATCAAATTTCTAATATTCCCAGTGTCATAATCAACCACTGCTAGCATTAAATCACACCTTTC
This window encodes:
- a CDS encoding DegV family protein, which encodes MKTAVVTDSAAYLSPEQIKQFNLTVMPITVIFDQQAYLENIDIDAPTFFKRMRTETNLPTTAQITMAQMAAAYDKLADEGYDEVISIHLSSGITSFFDNLSVFAKTYDKLKVYPFDSKIASAGESAMAMLAGQMVKNGAHAKTIMPALEKLRATTSVYFMVDDLGHLLRTGRISNSSAFVGNLLRIKPLLTFNQTGQIVALGKERTMKKAFRRALNDFKTDLAKLNYPVRVTIIDANAPKTNQAWVETFKTDFPDIPVDSSHLGPVISVHTGEKTMGFVWAYDWEKLASDEKND
- the hisC gene encoding histidinol-phosphate transaminase codes for the protein MRKTVQQLKPYQPEEPLADLKKRLNLAKLVRLSANENPYGTSVHVNELFKTWSLNSDNRYPDGQATKLRQAVSEFLSVAPNQLVFGCGLDEVISLINRTFLMENDAVLLSTPTFSEYQLNAQIEGAISIDVPVKDDGHIDFDGLIDAITPATKLVWLCNPNNPTGTYESVALIEQFMQQVPANILVVVDEAYIDYVTGVENSSALQLQKQFSNLVVLRTFSKAYGLANLRVGFGVFPLQLAQRMQAVRLPYNLNDVSQQAALVALQDQAFIQRTVAKTVSERRKWEAFLTNQKIPFFKSQTNFIFINLQQAKQVSKYLLQNGYLVRDGLRPDWLRITIGESADNLAVQNLLVKWINSAR
- the hisE gene encoding phosphoribosyl-ATP diphosphatase codes for the protein MAEEQNLEALYAMIKQRQAKPIAGSYTDYLFTKGLDKILKKVGEESTEVIVAAKNNNAELQYETADLLYHLMVVLVEKGVSFDDVKRELASREGLMSKTKDRANIEKL
- the hisI gene encoding phosphoribosyl-AMP cyclohydrolase, yielding MIQPQFDAQTGLAPVIIVDQQTKQVLMMAYMNQMIFAKTMATNQTWFWSRSRQSLWHKGETSGNTQEVINVLIDCDLDTLLIYVKANGPACHTNHESCFFRNVEDANGTIY
- the hisF gene encoding imidazole glycerol phosphate synthase subunit HisF; its protein translation is MLAKRIIPCLDVDNGRVKKGVKFVDLKDVGDPVAIAKAYQEQGADELVFLDITATNQNRETMTNVIERVSAQIFMPLTVGGGIRSVADINNMLLAGADKVSLNSAAVANPKLIQQGAEKFGRQCIVVAIDTRWNQKTNQYDVMVNGGRKNTGLDALEWARRVQQLGAGELLITSMDADGTKIGFDLRLYQQMDQQVSIPVIASGGCGQVSDFSALFEQTNVDAALAASVFHYGELTIEQVKHQLTLQGVAVR
- the hisA gene encoding 1-(5-phosphoribosyl)-5-[(5-phosphoribosylamino)methylideneamino]imidazole-4-carboxamide isomerase codes for the protein MWLPAIDLKNGQSVRLYQGDFNQKTVIADDPLKQAQAIETSGIAWLHLVDLDGAKAGNPGNLNVIKQIVTKTSLNVELGGGIRTMQQIQQYLNLGITRIIIGSAALDNPELVKRAVVKFGADKIVVGVDGKNDQVAINGWLDSRDMTMSALIEQMQDVGVNKFIVTDISRDGTMQGPNIKLLEQLQAKFKTSTIIASGGIRDVQDLQDLKKHQINSAVIGKALAERRLTLEQLKAVM
- the hisH gene encoding imidazole glycerol phosphate synthase subunit HisH; amino-acid sequence: MLAVVDYDTGNIRNLMKALDYVGFKSMLTANPADILAADGVILPGVGAFAKAMEELERRQLVETLRQVADKQTPLLGICLGMQLLFESSNEFGKHAGLGILPGTVEEIPVTAGIKVPEMGWNQNMLQSKQNVFQSVANQYTYFVHSYYANCSRDIVVAGLEYGTFIPSIVKQKKIVGMQFHPEKSGAVGLELLTEFKRMVQDYVATRN